TTCTGATCCAGCAGGTGAGCACTGCGCccgagaatttgcatttcctacAAGCTCCCAGCTGACGCTGCTGCTGCTGGTTTGCGGTCCAGCCTTGGTCAGGCacgaatattaaaaaaatctctccagGGCATTCTAATGGGCGGCAGGGGCTGGGAACCACGTGCggggcgggcgggagggaggtTATCGCGAGACTAGGGCTCCCGGGACATCCAGCACCTTCCGACGCAAGGGTGTGTGGGGGTTGCCGGAGGGAGTGGAAGTTGCCGGAGGGAGTGGAAGTTGGGGCGGGGCGGGACTCGGCTCGCCCTACCCTCCGCTcaggccccacccctccccctagGAGCCGGGCTCCGCCTTCCTGCAGCTGGGCGTGTCCCTGGAGCAGCAGCTGCAGGTGCTGTTCAAGGTGCTGGAGGAGTACGACTGGAGCGCGTTCGCCGTGATCACCAGCCTGCACCCGGGCCACGCCCTCTTCCTCGAGATCGTGCGCGCCGTCGCCGACGCCAGCTACGTGGGCTGGCGGCTGCTGGACGTGCTCACGCTGGAGCTGGACCCCGGCGGGACGCGCGCCCACACCCAGCGCCTGCTGCGCCAGCTCGACGCCCCGGTGCTGGTGGCCTACTGCTCGCGCGAGGAGGCCGAGGTGCTGTTTGCCGAGGCGGCCCAGGCCGGCCTGGTGGGGCCCGGGCACGTGTGGCTGGTGCCCAACCTGGCGCTGGGCAGCACCGACGCGCCCCCCGCCGCCTTCCCCGTGGGCCTCATCAGCGTCGTCACCGAGAGCTGGCGCCTCAGCTTGCGCCAGAAAGTCCGCGACGGCGTGGCCATCCTGGCCCTCGGCGCCCACGGCTACCGGCGCCAGCACGGCGCCCTGCCTGCCCCGGCTGAGGAGTGCCGCGGCCACCCTGGGCCTGTCAGCCCTGCCCGGAAGGCCTTCTACAGGTGGGCACCTGCCCAGGGCATAGGATGGCCACGAGTGGCCGTGAGTTTGGGCTCACTGGTCACACCTCCCACTAGGTGTGTGCCTGGGGCCAAGTgacctcacctctctgggccattgtttcttcatctgagaaaAGAGCGGGGTGTGAGGGTGTGGTGAGGATCTCGGGGGTCAACACAGGGAAACAGAACAATAATTACACAAATGCTACCTGCTGCTGGCGGTGATGCGGCagaaggtgggggagggcacATCTGGTCCTGGTCGGGGCTAAGGGGACCCTGGCTTCTCCCCCCTCGCAGGCACCTACTGAATGTCACCTGGGAGGGCCGGGACTTCTCCTTCAGCCCTGGTGGGTACCTGGTCCAGCCCACCATGGTAGTGATCGCCCTCAACCGGCACCGCCTCTGGGAGATGGTGAGAAGGGGGTGAGCCCAGGGGCCCTCGGTACCCTTTCATTTTATCCCCCTCTCTTGTCCCACAGCTGAGCAGAGAGGCCCTTCTGTCCCTCATCCAGCccctcatccttcaggtctcagctgaaACATTTCCACTGAGAAGCCTTCCAGGTCCCCCAGGGGGTCTGAGGCAGGCCTGCTCCGGGCTCCCACAACACCCTTCACTGTAGAACTTATCAAGCACTCTTATTACACAGTCCTGCCCCTGGAGGAGTAACCCACAGCTGTGCTGGCTAGACGGACACGTAAACAAATAGAGTTTGGGGAGGTCAGTGCTtaagaaaaaatgtttgcaaagcaTTATGGGAATCGAGAGGAGGGGCAGAAATTAGTTCTGTCTTCAAAGGAGGAAActggggaaggcttcacagaagtTGGGACATTTGGGCTGGGCTATGGATGGTTGAGTAGGAGCCCATCGGGAAGGGATAGTACCCTGGTATAGACTGAGGGGAAGGAGGgtttagttttttggttttggtttggttttggttttggtttttgccatgccacgcagcttgtgggatcttagttccctgaccagggattgaaccagggcccatggcagtgaaagcgccgagtcttaaccactggactgccagggaattcccctggagCATTTTTAAGTGATGCGTTTGGAGGTGTGGGGACTGGGGAAGAAGGGTAGGGTGATGGAGATAAATTGGACCCGTGAAGGGCCTTGAGTGCTGGGCTAAGGACTTTATGTGAAGCTTGGGGGAATGAGTGCGGTGTGACAGGCTCAGGTCTGGGCTTTAGGAAGAGGCCGTGAGTCAGCAGCAGTGTGGAGGCTGGCCTGGAAAGTGCAGGGACCAGAAGCCGGGGAGGCTGCAGGGAGCCCTCCCCTCGCCCAGCCCCTTGCCCCGACGCTCCTGTTCTCCAGATGCTCCCGCCCCAGGCCCTGCTTCGTCCTGCCCCAAGTGACCTTAGGTGTGGTGGGGGGATTCTTGGTCCTGGCAGGCCTCGCCCAGAGGCCCCACCTATAGTGTGGGCTTAGTGGGGCTGAAGGTCCCGGGCTGAGGCCGGTCACCCTCTGCAGGTGGGGCGCTGGGACCATGGTGTCCTCCACATGAAGTACCCGGTATGGCCTCGCTACAGTGCCTCCCTGCAGCCCGTGGTGGACAGCCGGCACCTGACGGTGGCCACGCTGGAAGAGCGACCCTTTGTCATCGTGGAGAGCCCCGACCCTGGCACAGGCGGCTGCGTGCCCAACACTGTGCCCTGCCGCCGGCATGGCAACCACACCTTCAGGTCCGCGAGAACACCCGGGAGGCCCGGTGTGAGCCGTGTGCCGCCGTGCGATGGCGGGCGTTGTGTGTGTCTTATGCTTGGGCATAGGGGTGGGCGTCCACCCACCAGGCTGGGAGGAGCCGCTGGCTCTGACCCCTGCTGGTCTCTTGGTGGCAGCAGTGGTGACACGGCCCCCTACACCAAGCTTTGCTGTAAGGGCTTCTGCATCGACATCCTCAAGAAGCTGGCCAAGGTGGTCAAGTTCTCCTACAATCTGTACCTGGTGACCAACGGCAAGCATGGCAAGAGGGTGCGCGGCGTGTGGAACGGCATGATCGGGGAGGTAGGCCCGCCCCCAGGCCACCTGCGCCCGCCCACCTGCCCGCCTGCTGCCCTGGGCCCCATCCATCCGTCAGCCACGCCCCGATGTTCCTTAGGTGTTTCCTCCTGTTCTGGGGATCAGTCAGGGTGGGACCCAGGCCCAGCTCCTAAGGGTCTCCAAACTGGCAGGGGCACTGTGCTGGCACCAATGATGACCCCTGGGGTCAGTACTGACAGTGGAGCTCTGAGGACCCAAGTGGGAACAACTGACTCAGCTGGTGGGTGCTGGCtgcggggctgggaggggagcGGGGGAGTCCTCCAGCCTGCGGGAGCCCCTCCTCTGATCTGGGCCTGACCCCCAGGTGTACTACAAGCGGGCAGACATGGCCATCGGCTCCCTCACCATCAATGAGGAGCGCTCCGAGATCGTGGACTTCTCTGTGCCCTTTGTGGAGACGGGCATCAGCGTGATGGTGGCTCGCAGCAACGGCACCGTCTCCCCCTCGGCCTTCCTGGGTGCGGCTCGGGGTGGGCAGGGATAGCGCAGAGGGGCCCACGAAGTGGACGTGTGGAGCATGGGTGGAGATGGGGAGCTTGGGGTGGACCCCAGAGGACAGCACTGCAGCCTTGGGTCCTTGGAGGTTAGCCAGAGGCCTGAGCTACAATAGGTGGGTAGACGGAGAGGGAAGAGGTGACGTCCAGGTTCAGTCCTGAGCCCAGGTGCTCGGTAAGGGCGGGGTAAAATGTGGTGCCCTCGTGAGGGACAGGAAAACCAGGAAGGCAGGCTGACTTCAGGAGGTGCCTGGTGGGCTGGGACATtgttttgtgtttcattttttggcctcatggcttgcgggatcttagttccctgaccagggattgaacccgcaccctcagcagtgaaagcacagagtcctaaccactggaccgccagggaactcctggGCTGGGACACTGGgacaaagggagaagattcacGGGGGGTTGGAGGAGCCAAGCCAGAGCATGGGAAGCCAGGCTAGTTTCTGACTTGATTAGGAATTCAGCATTTCTTGGGCAGCTCCCTTGTGCCAGGTCCCATGCTAGGTGCTGGGATCCAGCCATAGCCCTGGCCTTCCCAGAGCACCCAGTCAGAAGCTCAGGTGGGACTTGCAGTGTGGGATGGTTCAAAGAGCCCTGAGGACAGGTGAGCCTCTTGACCAGGAGCAGAAGAGGGAATCCCAGGTCTGCCtcttcctgctgtgtggccttgggcaagtcactgaacctctctgaccAGGGTTCCTCAGCCACAGGGAAGGCAACAAACTCCACTTCGTAGGATGGGCATTGTATCAAAGGAGCAAATGCTTTGGGCAGTAATGACTTCTCACTCAGGGAGACTGAAATGATTTTGTCAGAAACCTCAGGTCGGTCTCCCCAGCCCCTCAGGCCTCGGTTTCTGTGTCAGTAGGATGAGGGGTAAGACTTGGCTTCAGAGCTCTGATTCCAAGCAGCTCACCCATGCTGGGCCCGGGGGGTGTCGGGGGGTGGAGTTCCAGACCCAGGAGCGTGGGCAGAGGTGCTGGCGgcgaggaaggagaggaggaaagcagagggaattccctgagcTTGCTCCTGGGGCTTTGAGGGGCCACCCTCAGGGATTTGGCGAAAGGAAGTGGGGGGAAGAGGGAGAATGAGAGCCAGGGGAGATGTGGAATCAAAGGGAGGTTTCCTAGGGTGGGTGGTGGGTGATGGGACCCTGGCCCAGGGCAGATGGAGGAGAGAGACCAAGAATGCTGGGGAGCCTGACCTCCCTGGGGGATGGCGTCTCTCCTGGGGCTCCACTGCTCTGAGAGTCAGAAACCCCTCGGCTCAGTCCACGGGGCTGATGACCACATGGGCCCACCTGTCTGCACCCAGAACTCCTGAGCTGTTGGGGGGACACACAGCGCCGATGCCTCTGAACCTCCTGCCTCTGTTCCCAGAGCCCTACAGCCCTGCCGTGTGGGTGATGATGTTTGTCATGTGCCTCACCGTGGTGGCCATCACCGTCTTCATGTTTGAGTACTTCAGCCCCGTCAGCTACAACCAGAACCTCACCAGCGGCAAGAGTCAGCTTCCCCCTGGGcctgggagcaggggcagggctggaacTTCCAGGAGGGGTGGGTTCAGGGCCAGAGGGGCCTTTCAGAGAATGCCCCGTGGGGGAGGTCCCTGGCCTTCGGACAATATGCAGGGGGCCAATCAGatgcatgagagagagagagagagaagccaggtGAGTTGACGTGCCCTGGGGTGGGGACGGCCAGGGATGGGGTCTCCACCCAGGACAGAGCAGAGACAGGAGCTGTGGAGTGGGGTGGGCTGAACCTGACCCCCTCTGTCCCGGGCAAGAGGAGCACCAGTGTCCTCCCTTTCACCCCCAGAGTCTGGGGGCCCGTCCTTCACCATCGGCAAGTCTGTGTGGCTGCTCTGGGCACTGGTCTTCAACAACTCGGTGCCCATCGAGAACCCCCGGGGCACCACCAGCAAGATCATGGTCCTGGTCTGGGCTTTCTTCGCCGTCATCTTCCTCGCCAGCTACACTGCCAACTTGGCCGCCTTCATGATCCAGGAGCAGTACATCGACACTGTGTCTGGCCTCAGTGACAAGAAGGTTCTGGAGCCCCAGAGGGTGCTGTTGGAGGGTTGTGGGGGATGCTGCAGCCAGGGGCAGGCGTTGGGTGGGACACAGGACAGTTAGAATCAGTGGAATTTGAACTGGAGGCGGGAGCAGGCAGAAGCGggggagcctggggaggagggggctggggacgGGGACAGGGGGAGATGGCTCAGGTCCACTGACTAAGTGGCCTTGAGTAAGTCTCTCCCTGTcccggcctcagtttccttgtttgtaaaacaCCGGCGTGGGCTGGACAGTCTCTAAGACCATGCTGCGCTCGCTATTCAAGTCCAGACTAGGGGGATGGGGTCGGGGCCGGGGGCGCCTGGAGGGTTGGAGGAGGGGTTATGAATGGTGGCTGCCCTCTGCGTGCAGTTCCAGCGGCCTCAGGATCAGTACCCACCCTTCCGCTTCGGCACCGTGCCCAACGGTAGCACGGAGCGGAACATCCGCAGCAACTACCGCGACATGCACACCCACATGGTCAAGTTCAACCAGCGCTCAGTGGAGGATGCGCTTAGCAGCCTCAAGATGGGGTGGGTCCGCAGTCCTGCACCCACCCTCTGACTGTCTCTACCCACGTGTCTCCTCGAGAGACCCAAGGTGGGATGGTGAGACTGGGTTGCCATGTAGGAACCccggggagggggtgaggaggtCTTGGGGCAGAGTGAAGCTTGAGGACGCCCACCAGAGCCCAGAGACGCAGCTGTGGTATTGACCAAGGTTCAGCCTTGCCCTCAGGTGTTGGTTGTGACCTTCTTAGGATCTTTAGGGGCCTGGAGGGCAGAGAGGGTGTGTCCTCTGGGAGCAGAGTGTCCcctggcctctctgaggaggaggGTAGGTGGGGTTCTGAAGCTGTGGGAGGGGGCTTCTCTGCACCAGGACCCCAGAGATCTAGAGAAGGCTCTGCCCATCCATCCCTCCTGGGTGGTGGTCAGTGGGCTCACGTGGCCCAGACCCCTGTCAGGCCCCAGGTTTGGTGCCCTGAACTCCACTTGATCCCTGGCCTGAGGGCTCAGCCTGTCCCCAGGAAGCTGGATGCCTTCATCTATGACGCTGCTGTCCTCAACTACATGGCGGGCAAGGACGAGGGCTGCAAGCTGGTCACCATTGGCTCTGGCAAGGTCTTTGCCACCACTGGCTATGGCATCGCCATGCAGAAGGACTCCCACTGGAAGCGGGCCATAGACCTGGCGCTCCTGCAGTTCCTGGGGGACGGTGGGTGCAGCCGCtgatgggggctggggtgggtccCGGGTGGGCCACAGAGCCCGTGGTCGGGACAGCTGCCCGATGGCTGGTCAACATCTCCACCACTGTCCTCTGAGTGCCCAGGGCCCGTGGGCACGGAGAGAGGTCTCTGGGGGTGAGAGGTGGGTGCAGTGGCTGGGTGGGGGGTATTAGGAGCAGCTGGATGGAGACGTGGGGAGGGACTGGTTTGCCGGGAGGGAGCAGGAAATAGCTGGGGAGCCCTTGCAGGATGGGAAGACAGGAAGGAGCTTAGGCCACACAGTGGAGGTTTGGGGGCATCTGGACTCCTTTACTGTTCTCAAGACCCCTCCCCTCCATTGCATCTTGAGATGACCTGGGGTAGCGCCAACAGTCTGCCTAATCCCAGAGCCAGAACCCAGGTTTGCCTTGGTATCCCGGGGGCTCACATGTGTGAGCGGCCCGGCTGGGCTGCCCCAACACCCAGAGAGAGCTTTGAATTTAGAGTCCCAACCCTATTAGATAAATAACTGCCTGGTTTTCCATCAGTGCCATAGAATAATGCGAGTGATAACAATGAAGGTGCTTGCAGCCCCCTTGGGGGCCTAGGCCTTTTGGCTCTGTGTGCCCAGCTCCATGCCTGGCACGTAGGTGATCAATAAgtgtttgatgaataaatgaatgataaaatTTATGCAGTCAACAAGCCTTTGCTGGGCATGTGGAGTGTGGGCTTGTGGGAGGTGGGCATGTCAGAGGCTGGCATTCCCCCCCCCAGCTCCCACtctgctctccttccttcctgctcattgacaccccctcccccctccccccctgccGGGCTGGATCCCTGTGTGGTCCTACAGGGGGGTGGTACCCTGGCCCCAGACCCCTCCGCACTCCAGGCTTGGGTGAGCACTGGAAGGGTCCTTCCTGAGCCAGGTGTGCCTCGCCCCCACCAGGGGAGACCCAGAAGCTGGAGCGGCTGTGGCTCTCGGGGATCTGCCAGAATGAGAAGAACGAGGTGGTGAGCAGCAAGCTGGACATCGACAACATGGCCGGCGTCTTCTACATGCTGCTCGTGGCCATGGGGCTGGCCCTGCTGGTCTTCGCCTGGGAGCACCTGGTCTACCGGAAGCTGCGCCACTCGGTGCCCAACGCGTCCCGGCTGGACTTCCTGCTGGCCTTCAGCAGGGTGGGTGCCCACTCCACCCTAGACAGGCCCCAGCTTTAGGGGCAGCAACCCAGCTAAGTCAGAGCTGGCCATGGCCCCATTTACAGATGTAAAAACTGAGGTCTGGAGAGGTGGCATGGCCTGCCAGCATCACACAGCAGGTGAGAAGCAGAGCCCTTTTCCAACAGGCAGGGCAGGACTTTGGAGCCGGGCTGACCGGGGTTCGAGTCCTCTGCcatttacaagctgtgtgactctAGGAGAAGGAGTTACCCTCTTGGTGCCTCAGAGAGCTCCACTGTAAGCTCTCCCAGCAGCACACAGTAGGAGCTTAACAAATGTTAGTTATGTCCTGGGACTTAGAGACGCCTGGGCTGATGCTTCCCACCTGGGCGTGGGGCGTGGGGCGTGGGGCGGTCCCGGAAGGGCGGGCGCTGCTCACGGCGCGTCGGTCTCCTGCCTCCCGCCCAGGGCATCTACAGCTGCTTTAGCGGGGTGCAGAGCCTGGCCAGCCCAGCGCGGCCGCCCAGCCCGGACCTCACCGCCGGCTCGGCCCAGGTCAGCGTGCTCAAGATGCTGCAGGCGGCGCGCGACATGGTGACCACGGCGGGCGTGAGCAGCTCCCTGGACCGCGCCACGCGCACCATCGAGAGCTGGGGCGGCGGCCGCCGTGCGCCCCCGCCGCCCGCCTGCCCCAGTCCGCGGCCGCCCACCCCCGGCCCGCCCCCCGAGCCGAGCCCCACGGGCTGCGGGTCGCCGGGCGGGGGCCGCACCGTGCTGGGGCGTAGGGCCCCGCAGCCCCCGGGCCGCCCCCCGACGCCCGAGTCCTCCCTACCCGACGTCTCCCGAGTGTCTGGCCGGCCGGCCTGGGAGGCGCGGCGGCTGTCGCTGGCCGGGCGCGGCAGGCGGCACCTCTCGGCCTCCGAACGGCGCGCGCTCCCGCAGCACCCTCAGTCGCCCGAACGCTTTCACTACAGCTCCTTCCCTCGAGCCAACCGGTCAGGGTGCCCCTTCCTTCCGCTCTTCCCGGAGCCCCCCGAGCCCGAGGACCTGCCGCTGCTTGGGCCGGAGCAGCTGGCCCGGCGGGAGGCTCTCCTGCGCGCGGCCTGGACCCGAGGTTCGCGCCCGTGCCACGCTTCCCTGCCCAGCTCAGTGACCGAGGCCTTCGCCTGGCCCAGCTCGGAGCCCTCCCGGTGTGCCCGCCCGGCCTGTGGGCGCTGGACGCAGGCGCAGTCGATGCGGCTGCCGTCCTACCGGGAGGCCTGCCAGGagggggtgtgggcagggcccCCACCCTGGCCGCACGGACAGCACGCCTGCCTCCACGCCCATGCCCACCTGCCGCTTTGCTGGGGGGCTGTCTGCCCTCACCTCCCACCCTGTGCCAGCCACGGCCCCTGGCTTCCTGGGGCTTGGGGGCCTCCGGGGCACAGGGGCAGGACTCGGGGGCTGAGCACAGAATACAGGGACACTGGGGGGCTGGAAGAGTTCAGCAGGGTGGCCTGTGGGATGCACGGCTTCCCCCGACCTTGCACCTGGAGGCGGATCTCCAGCCTGGAATCAGAAGTGTGAGGTGTCAGCTATTCTGGTTGTTGTTCAGCTGGATTCTCCGCCTGGCACTGCCAGCGTTAGGGGGTAGTTGGGCTCGGCCTTTTCTGGCCTCTGCCATGAAATCCTGGCCATGGGAACCCGGTGACAGATGATGTCTTCCATGGTCAGCTCAGCGACCTCAGCAGCCTCAGGTCCTGGTGTGGGCTGGGCTTTTGCTATCTTCTTATGCAAATCCCTTCCCACCTGGCATGGAGTCACAGGGAGCAGTGGGGTCTCCCTGCCCTGCTGTGAGCCAGTCCCTGGTCATGGCTTCTGGGGGCTTGGTGTGGGAGCATGGAGGCTGGAGCTCGGTGTTGGGGCAGGGCGGTCCTGCTCCTGGCTCCAGCTGGCTGGAGTTTCTTCTCAGAGTGCTGGGACATTAAACAAACCTTTTACAGCCCACTGGTCCTGGCTGCCTCATTCTGCATCCCTGGAGGGGGCACACCAGAGCTGGTAGGCAACAGGAGCATcatgggagtatcccacatgggGTGTCTGCCTAGAGCAGGTGGGCAGCTCCCTTTGTGGAGCATCCGGGAGGTAAGGCTGAGAGAGGGCTCCAGGCAGCAGAAGCCACTTGGTATTCAGTGCCAGCTCCTGCCCGCCCTGGTGCCAAATGAGACAAATGTGCTCAGCACGGGGGCTCTGGTGGTGATGGATGGAGCTCATCCTTCAACCTCCTTGTAAAGAAGGGCCCATGCCAGGGGCTCTGGGGGTTCTGCCCTGCCAGGGGCCCCCATGGGAGCCTGACAATGTTATGGTGGAAACGGCGGAGGGAGGTCTGTTGTGGGGAACCTGCTGGGCTCTCCTGGGCCCTGGCCAGCTGTGTTCGCCCCGTGGTGGCTGTGCAGGGCTCGGACTGCCTGCTGGCTCTGGAAGCCTGGCATGGGTGGCTTCCGGGGTCAGGCACGGCTCAGCCTTGGGAGGGAAAGACCTCCAGGTCAGAGAATCTGTCCCACATCTCAGTTCTCTGTCCTCCCTCTGGGGCTCTCAGCCCCATCTCCTTCCTCTGTCACATGTCACTGGCTGTGAACCATCTAAAAAGATGGCTCTAGCTTACCAATTTCAGTGCTTTCACTTCTGTGATTACATTTAGCCCCACAATGACTAAAGCGAGCCAGCACTCCTTCCATCCGTTCTGCAAACACGGTGAGCATAGTTGGTGCCGTTAGAGCCTTT
Above is a genomic segment from Mesoplodon densirostris isolate mMesDen1 chromosome 18, mMesDen1 primary haplotype, whole genome shotgun sequence containing:
- the GRIN2C gene encoding glutamate receptor ionotropic, NMDA 2C, whose product is MARHRGESGGRREPQEGGAGGPGPSGTGPGVWTRAGGEEDPPVDMGGALGPALLLTSLLGAWAGLGPGQGEQAVTVAVVFGSSGPPQAQARTRLTPQSFLDLPMEIQPLTVRVNNTNPSSLLTQICGLLGTARVHGIVFEDNVDTEAVAQILDFISFQTHVPILSISGGSAVVLTPKEPGSAFLQLGVSLEQQLQVLFKVLEEYDWSAFAVITSLHPGHALFLEIVRAVADASYVGWRLLDVLTLELDPGGTRAHTQRLLRQLDAPVLVAYCSREEAEVLFAEAAQAGLVGPGHVWLVPNLALGSTDAPPAAFPVGLISVVTESWRLSLRQKVRDGVAILALGAHGYRRQHGALPAPAEECRGHPGPVSPARKAFYRHLLNVTWEGRDFSFSPGGYLVQPTMVVIALNRHRLWEMVGRWDHGVLHMKYPVWPRYSASLQPVVDSRHLTVATLEERPFVIVESPDPGTGGCVPNTVPCRRHGNHTFSSGDTAPYTKLCCKGFCIDILKKLAKVVKFSYNLYLVTNGKHGKRVRGVWNGMIGEVYYKRADMAIGSLTINEERSEIVDFSVPFVETGISVMVARSNGTVSPSAFLEPYSPAVWVMMFVMCLTVVAITVFMFEYFSPVSYNQNLTSGKKSGGPSFTIGKSVWLLWALVFNNSVPIENPRGTTSKIMVLVWAFFAVIFLASYTANLAAFMIQEQYIDTVSGLSDKKFQRPQDQYPPFRFGTVPNGSTERNIRSNYRDMHTHMVKFNQRSVEDALSSLKMGKLDAFIYDAAVLNYMAGKDEGCKLVTIGSGKVFATTGYGIAMQKDSHWKRAIDLALLQFLGDGETQKLERLWLSGICQNEKNEVVSSKLDIDNMAGVFYMLLVAMGLALLVFAWEHLVYRKLRHSVPNASRLDFLLAFSRGIYSCFSGVQSLASPARPPSPDLTAGSAQVSVLKMLQAARDMVTTAGVSSSLDRATRTIESWGGGRRAPPPPACPSPRPPTPGPPPEPSPTGCGSPGGGRTVLGRRAPQPPGRPPTPESSLPDVSRVSGRPAWEARRLSLAGRGRRHLSASERRALPQHPQSPERFHYSSFPRANRSGCPFLPLFPEPPEPEDLPLLGPEQLARREALLRAAWTRGSRPCHASLPSSVTEAFAWPSSEPSRCARPACGRWTQAQSMRLPSYREACQEGVWAGPPPWPHGQHACLHAHAHLPLCWGAVCPHLPPCASHGPWLPGAWGPPGHRGRTRGLSTEYRDTGGLEEFSRVACGMHGFPRPCTWRRISSLESEV